The nucleotide sequence GGGGGGCCTCACACACGCCTCGTTCCCCCCCCACACCTCTGGGGGGGGGGGGGCGCCCGGGGCCCCCCCCCGCCCCTTCCTGGCCAAGGGGGCCAACCTGAGTTACCCGAAATCGCTGTTCATTGCCGTGGGCGGGTTTGACGGTCACGCCCATACCCTCTCCGGCAGCGACGACCTGTTCGTGCAACACGTGGCCCGGACCGGAGCGGCTCCCATCCTGTGTCTGCACGGCGAGGAGGCCCACGTACCGAGCCCCGCCCAGGCCACGTTCCGGGCCTGGTGGCACCAGAAGCGTCGCCACCTGTCGGCCGGGAAGCACTACCCGGCCCATGCCCACATCCGACTCGCCCTGTGGCACGGGGTGGACCTGGCGACGTGGGTGCTTCCTGCGGTCGCACTGGCCCTTTCTGCGTCACCTGCGACCGTGGTTGCCCTGTTCGCGGTCCCGCTGGTCGTCGTGGCCATCCACGCGGCGGTTCTGTTGCGGGATGGGCGGCGTCGTGACCGGGATCTGATCCCGTGGCTGCCGGTACTCGCCCCCCTCATGGTGCTCTACAATCTGGTCGTGCCGCTCACGACCGTCATCCGTCCCCCGCGAACATGGGCCGCACGCTCTCCTTCCTGATTCTGCTGGCCCTCGCGGGAACGGCCACGGCACAGATATCCGCCGAACGTCCGGCCATCATGCCGGCGCCCATCCATGAGGGTCGTGTTCTGTTGCTCGACCTGGAATTTGCCGCTGCGGAGCGCATCTTCCAGTCCCTGCTGCGCCAACCGGCGCCGACCGGACCGGCCGCCTACCCCGTGGATCCAACCACCGTACGCCTGCTGGCGCGCTGGCATCTGGCCCTCGGTCCCCTGATTGCGCTCCTGTATTTCGATGACCGGAGTGTCGTGCCGCAGGTCATGGCCCATTCCGATTCGCTCCGCGCAGAACTGGATGCGGCGCGCTCCGAGCGGGGCTACACGGCCGAAATCCGCTGGCTCACGGCCGAAAACGAGCTTCTGCGGTCGTTCGCCTGGTCGAAACAGGAAGCCTATGTGCGGGCGGCGCTCGCGGCGAATGCGGCGTGGTTGGCGTCCGATGCCCCGTCCGCGCAGGGCGATGCCGCGTGGGCCGATACCGAACTCCAGAAAATCCGGGGCCTGCTGCACATGGCGGTCGGGGCGTTTCCTTCGACGTTCCGACGGTTCCTGAGGATGCTCGGCTACGCCGGCACGGTGCCTCAGGGCGTTGCCGAATTGCAGGATGCGGCCGCCAACGCGGCCTACGGAAGGGATGAGTCGCTGCTCTTCCTGGCGCTCCTGGATGCGTATGGATTCGAATCGGGGGTCCAGGGGAATGACGTGACCGCCGCACTCCATGCCGCCTACCCGCGGAGTCCGATCATGGCCCTCATGCACGGGGACATGCTGCTGCGCAAACGCAAGGCGAACCGGATGCCGGACGTGTTGATGCCGGCCCTGGAACGGACCGAAGCCCAGGGGCGACCCATGCTGTATCCGGTTGCGCTGCTTGGGGATGCATACTTCCGGACGAACCGGCCCGAGCAGGCCATTCCGTACTACGAACGATACCTGGCCGAGCAGCCAGGACCTGCCCTGAAAAACCTGACGCGGCTGCATCTGGGCATGTCGCGGGAACTCACCGGCGACCGTGAGGGGGCGCTCGAGGCCTACCGGCTGGTGGACGTTTCGCGGCAGTTCGAGGAAGAAGCGGCTTCGGCGCGGGCCGTGAAACGCTTGCTGGCCGAGCCCATGTCCACGCACGACCGGACGCTCATCCGCGCCCAGAACCTGTTCAATTCGGAGGAAGAGGCGGCCAGCGCGGCGCTCTACCGGCAGATGCTCATGGAGCCGGGCCTGCCGGCCCGCATCCGCGGCGCCGCGTATTACGGACTGGGCCGGTACTACCACGAAGCCGAGGTGGAGGGGACCACCACGGAGGTGATGGATAATGCCGCTGAAGCCCTCATCTGGTACGACCGCGCCATCGCCGAGCCGGGCGAACCGGCCGCCAAGTGGGCGCCCTGGAGCCTGTTCCATTCCGCATCGCTCCTGGCCGATTCCCGTCCGGACGAAGCCCTTCGCCGCCTGGAGACGCTCGCGAAGTACAAACCCGCGTTCGACTACCAATCGCTGCTTGAGAACCGGGCACGCCTCCTGGCGGAATCCATCCAGTAGAAACCGGGGCCCCATGCTTCCGTAGAGCGTGGAGCATTCCACCGTGTTCAACTTCGCGCGTCCGCTCATTGGCCCATCCACCGCACTTCGCATCCCATTCGGGCGATTCGCTGCCTGATCTTGCCGACGGGTTCCGTCTGGCGGGTTGGGACGTGGATCCGCGCACGAACCGGGTCCACCGGGACGATGACATGGTATCGCTCGAACCCAAGGTCATGCAGGTGGTCCTGCTCCTGGCGCGTCACGCCGGACGGCCCGTGACGCGGGATCGCATCATGGAAATCGTCTGGGCGGATACGATTGTGACCGACGACGCCTTGACGCGCTGCGTTTCCGAGGCGCGTAAAGTGTTCGGGCGGGATGCGCTGGAGACCATTCCGCGGGTCGGCTACATGCTGGCCGCCGACGTGGAGCCACTGCAGGCGGGCCCGGCACCGGATGACCTTCCGGCTTCGGTCTCTGTTGCTCGGCCACAGGACAGAACTCAGCACACACATCACCCTACCTATGCCCCGGTCCCCCCGCGGTGGCGCCCCCTGGGCCTGGCGGCGTCCGTCGTGGTGATTGCCGTGGCGGCATGGATCTGGATGGGCCGCGCCGGTCAGCCCGATTCCGGACCACGCGCGGCGTCCGTGAATGTGGGGCCGGTCGTTCCCGCCACCGCGCTGCAGGGTCGCGAATCCATGGCGGCGTTTTCGCCGGACGGGATGCGCCTGGCGTATGTGCACGTTCCCGACTCAGGCGCGGTCTCGCAGCTGCACGTGGCACGGCCGGGCGATGCAAGCCCCTTCGTGCCCTATGAAAGCGCGGATGCGCGGATCCTGTCGCCGACCTGGACGCCTGACGGGCAGGACGTCCTGTTCGTGGAAGTGACGGGAGAGCAGTGCAGGGTCCGCACGGTCCCAGCCCTCGGCGGACCCGCCAGTGATGTCATGGCATGCTCCGGTCGATTCGTCAGCATGGATCTGTCCCCGGACGGCACGCGGCTGGCCCTGGACGGCCAGGATACCTCCGATGCGCCCGTGCGAATTGATATCGTGGAATTGGCCACCGGAGCGCGGACGCGCGTTCCGCTGGATAATCCCGAATATCACGACTACGCTCCCCGGTTCTCGCCCGACGGTACACGCATCCTGTTTTCACGGAGCATAGGCGAAGGATGGCTGGATCTCTATCAATATGACCTGGAATCGGGGACGACAATCCGACTCACGCATCACAATGCCGGCATTGTCGGCTCGGACTGGCTCGGCGATGATGGGCGTATGGTCTACAGCATGGGGTCCCTGGGCAACTTTTCGCTGATGGAGTTGGACGCTTCGGATGGCTCGTCCCGTGCACTGGGGCCAACTGGCTTCCGGCCAACCGTGGACCGTGTGCACGGACGCGTGGTATTTGAAACGTTCGAACGCGACACCGACCTCCTCCTGCAACGGGACGGAGCGCCGACGCCCTTATGTGAATCCACCCGGCACGATCATGCGCCTACGCTCCTGCCCACGGGCGACCGCGTCGTGTTCGTGTCCGACCGGAGTGGCCCCCAAGCCCTCTTCGTATGCGACCTGTCAAGCGGTGACGTATCCCGGATACCGCATCCGGAGTACGATGGCGTCGCCGTGCCTTCGGCCGGTCCGGATGGACGTCTGGCGTTCACGGCGGTGCAGGATGGCCGGGCCCATCTTGCGGTCATCGATGCGCCGGGCCAGGCGCCGCGCCTCTTGACATCGGGCGCCGCGAATGACGTGTATCCCCACTGGTCCCCGGACAGAAACTGGATCTATTTCGGATCCGATCGGACGGGGCGTATGGAACTGTGGCGTATACCGCCGGGGGGAGGCGAGACCCGGCAGCTGACCGTCGACGGCGGCCTCATGGGCATACCTTCCGCTGACGGCGCGTGGTTGTACTTCCAGCGTCCGGGTCAGGCCGGTTTGTGGCGGATGGTGGTAAATGATGGCGGTGTCGGTGGCGAACCCCAACTCATTGACGAGACCGTGGACCTGTCGCTGTTGTTCGCCTGGCGCCCGTACCGCCACGGGGTCGTCCTGGCACAGTCCGGCACCGACGGCACCGGCACACTGGAATTCCTGGACCCTGAATCGGGCGCCAGGACAACGCTTCGAACGCTCCCTGGTACCTCCGGCAACCAGGGCCTTGCCGTCAACGACGACCTGAGCATCCTCGTTACGACCCGCACCCAGCGGATGGATGCCGACCTGAAAATGGTGGACTATTTCTAAACCAATCCCATCGGGTCCACGTCGATGTTCACCCGATACCCGTTCGGGAGCGTGCCGAGCGCTTCGGTGGCCCCGTCCAGCGCATCGCGCAGCCCCTGCGCCTGGTACCGGCCGGGCAATTTGACCACCACCTGGTGCCGGAACGACTTCTTGACGCGGTGGATGAAGGCCGGGGCCGGGCCCAGCACCTGCGCCACCGCCACCGTCTGCTCCACCCGGCGCGCCCATAAACGGGCCATGCTCTCCGTGCGGTGGTCGTCCACGCCGGAGAACAGCGCCGAAATCATCCGTCCGCTGGGCGGATAGCCCAGCGCTTCCCGCTCGGCGAGGGCATGCTTCGCAAACCCGGCGTAGTCGTGCCGAATGGCGTGCTGAATGACCGTGTGGCCCGGCTGGCGGGTCTGCAGCAGCACTTCGCCCACCAGATCGGCGCGCCCGGCCCGTCCGGCCACCTGCGTCAGGAGCTGGAACGTGCGCTCCTCGGCGCGGACGTCGGGCAGCGCCAGGCCCGCATCGGCTTGCACAATGCCCACGAGCGTGACCTTCGGGAAATCCAGCCCCTTGGCCACCATCTGCGTGCCCAGCAACACATCCGCGTCACCCCTTCCGAACGCCTCCAGAATGCGATTGTGGCTGTCTTTGGTGGTTGTCGTATCCAAATCCATGCGCAGCACGCGCACGTCCGGCGCCTCCTCGCGCAGCCGCTCTTCCAGGCGCTGCGTGCCCGTGCCGAGTTTCTCCAGGCGGTCGGAGGCACACGATGGGCACACGGAAGGCATCCGCTCGGTCACGCCGCAATAGTGGCAGCGGAGGTGGTTCAGCGGCTTGTGGAACACCATGCTGACCGAGCAATCGGGGCATTCCGGCGTCCAGCCACACGCCTGGCATTCCAAGCTGGGCGCGTATCCCCGGCGGTTGAGCAAAATGATGGCCTGCTCCCCGCGCTTTTTCCGATCCAGAATGGCCGCCACCAGTTGCGGCGACAGCAGCGCGCTTTCCCCGCGAAGGTCCACAATCCGGATTTCAGGCAGCGCGGCCGGGCGCCCCCCGACTGGCACCCGGTCCGGCATGGTCAGCAGTGTATAGCGCCCCTCGCGGGCGTTCGCCAGGCTCTCCAGGCTGGGCGTGGCCGACCCCAACACGCACACCGCGCCCGCTGCCCGGGCCCGCACCACCGCCACGTCGCGGGCATGGTAGCGCGGCGCCGGATCGAACTGCTTGTAAGTCGATTCGTGCTCCTCGTCCACAATCACAATCCCCAGATCCTGGACAGGCGCCAGAATGGCCGACCGGGGCCCGATCACAATCGGATAGTGCCCCTCACGGATGCCGCGCCAGGCATCGAACCGCTCGCCCGCACTCATGCGCGAGTGCAGGAGCGCAATCCGGTTGCCGAACCGCGCCCGGAATCGGCGCACCGTCTGGGGCGTCAACGCGATTTCCGGAACGAGCACAATGGCCGACTTGCCCATGCCCCGCGCCTTCTCCAGCGCCGCCAGATACACTTCCGTCTTGCCTGACCCCGTCACGCCATGCAGCAGAAACGTTCCGTACGTGCCCGTCTCCAGGTGGGCGTCCAGCGCCCGGCACGCCTCGGCCTGCCACGGATGCAGTTCCGGCGCCACCGTCGGCACATCGGGCAGCGCGTAGCCGTCCTCCATGTGGGACTGCAGCCGGTCCACCCGCGTCTCGTAGCGACGCACGTATCCGAGTTCCACCAGGCGTTGGACGGTGGATGATGCGCCGCCTGCGGCGGCGAGCAGCTCCGGCTGCGTCGGATGCGGCATGCCACGGCCTTCCCGTCGCCGGAGTTCCTGTAAAAGCGTCTGTTGGCGCTCCCCCCGGGGCTCTTCCCGCGGCGCATCTTCCCGGAGTGCTACCCGAGTTTCCTGCAGCGTAGCCGGCCGCGACTCGGAAGCCGACACCGTCCCCGGGGGGAGCGCCGCCCGGAGCGCCTCGCCCCACGAACACATGTAGTAGGTGGCCATCCACCGCGTCAGCTCCAGCAGTTCGGGCGTCACTTCGACGAGCCCCGTGCTCGCTGCCTTCACCGCCCGCGCCCGAACGCCCTCCAGATCCGCCGCCTCACCCGGCTCTACGATCACCCCCGTCAACTGCTGGCGCCCGAACGGTACCGTCACACACCGCCCCGGCACCGCCTGCTCCACGAGCTCCGGCGGCACGGTATACGAAAACAGCTGGTCCAGCGGCAGCGGAAGGGCAACGCGGACAATATCAGGATGCGTCACGGCGGAGCCAGTCGGAAAGGTTCATGGAGCGTCGATTGGATGAAGCGTCCAATTTACGGTCCAGGCGTCCGGAAGGCGTATACCGAAAACATCATCGGTGTGCAACCCCTCTTCACAGAGACGAATTAATGCACTGGCTTGACGGGCTGGCGTCGCGTATGCTGACAGAAGAAGGATTCCTCAATTGAAAGCAATTCAAAATTCGTTCCGTCCCATCCCAATCCGAATGCCGAAATGAAGCTGACTCAACTTTTCAGAACCTGTATTACCCCCCCCCCAATTACTGATTGTTGCTCTGGTGCTGGGGCTTGCGTACCCGGCGGCCGCGCAGATTGAGCTCGACAGCAATGGAAGGGTAGGGATCGGGTCATCTGCTCCAGTATCTACAAGTCAAGTCTACCTGAAGTCGGCGCG is from Rhodothermales bacterium and encodes:
- the priA gene encoding primosomal protein N', translating into MTHPDIVRVALPLPLDQLFSYTVPPELVEQAVPGRCVTVPFGRQQLTGVIVEPGEAADLEGVRARAVKAASTGLVEVTPELLELTRWMATYYMCSWGEALRAALPPGTVSASESRPATLQETRVALREDAPREEPRGERQQTLLQELRRREGRGMPHPTQPELLAAAGGASSTVQRLVELGYVRRYETRVDRLQSHMEDGYALPDVPTVAPELHPWQAEACRALDAHLETGTYGTFLLHGVTGSGKTEVYLAALEKARGMGKSAIVLVPEIALTPQTVRRFRARFGNRIALLHSRMSAGERFDAWRGIREGHYPIVIGPRSAILAPVQDLGIVIVDEEHESTYKQFDPAPRYHARDVAVVRARAAGAVCVLGSATPSLESLANAREGRYTLLTMPDRVPVGGRPAALPEIRIVDLRGESALLSPQLVAAILDRKKRGEQAIILLNRRGYAPSLECQACGWTPECPDCSVSMVFHKPLNHLRCHYCGVTERMPSVCPSCASDRLEKLGTGTQRLEERLREEAPDVRVLRMDLDTTTTKDSHNRILEAFGRGDADVLLGTQMVAKGLDFPKVTLVGIVQADAGLALPDVRAEERTFQLLTQVAGRAGRADLVGEVLLQTRQPGHTVIQHAIRHDYAGFAKHALAEREALGYPPSGRMISALFSGVDDHRTESMARLWARRVEQTVAVAQVLGPAPAFIHRVKKSFRHQVVVKLPGRYQAQGLRDALDGATEALGTLPNGYRVNIDVDPMGLV
- a CDS encoding winged helix-turn-helix domain-containing protein; this encodes MAHPPHFASHSGDSLPDLADGFRLAGWDVDPRTNRVHRDDDMVSLEPKVMQVVLLLARHAGRPVTRDRIMEIVWADTIVTDDALTRCVSEARKVFGRDALETIPRVGYMLAADVEPLQAGPAPDDLPASVSVARPQDRTQHTHHPTYAPVPPRWRPLGLAASVVVIAVAAWIWMGRAGQPDSGPRAASVNVGPVVPATALQGRESMAAFSPDGMRLAYVHVPDSGAVSQLHVARPGDASPFVPYESADARILSPTWTPDGQDVLFVEVTGEQCRVRTVPALGGPASDVMACSGRFVSMDLSPDGTRLALDGQDTSDAPVRIDIVELATGARTRVPLDNPEYHDYAPRFSPDGTRILFSRSIGEGWLDLYQYDLESGTTIRLTHHNAGIVGSDWLGDDGRMVYSMGSLGNFSLMELDASDGSSRALGPTGFRPTVDRVHGRVVFETFERDTDLLLQRDGAPTPLCESTRHDHAPTLLPTGDRVVFVSDRSGPQALFVCDLSSGDVSRIPHPEYDGVAVPSAGPDGRLAFTAVQDGRAHLAVIDAPGQAPRLLTSGAANDVYPHWSPDRNWIYFGSDRTGRMELWRIPPGGGETRQLTVDGGLMGIPSADGAWLYFQRPGQAGLWRMVVNDGGVGGEPQLIDETVDLSLLFAWRPYRHGVVLAQSGTDGTGTLEFLDPESGARTTLRTLPGTSGNQGLAVNDDLSILVTTRTQRMDADLKMVDYF